The following proteins come from a genomic window of Gimesia chilikensis:
- a CDS encoding O-antigen ligase family protein encodes MHIFEGLPSQLDSSPVMQLKRSTFQELSFRTGLWFALGVGFAIPISTSLTSAFSVGVLICWFLSGQYRVTFELLRTYRVATVSLILFCTLAVGLLYTPQTLSLATRNLFKYRQFLMIPIYLSFFLDSRVRLRGIRMFELALLLTLAVSMFCWMFGIEWDVPSHDHAIFKNRITQNILMSFLVYLSAWRFLEKPRKNWFWGAVLLIATVNVLLIVPGRSGYLAVGVLIGVLMYQKLGYKGILPAGACVLVIGMICYQSSDRFQRRIDLVISEIRNYHQTQDHASGVNLRIEFLLNGLELAQSSPIFGSGTGSFAMRYHQLMEQKGQMVTANPHNEYVMLLVQNGAIGVGLFLLLFWFCWRSTRGLSGLEPAFAQAVVGVYMIVCLVNSLMLDTTEGGLFGYLMGLTCAAGVSTRGASLGTSPVETDADAPDSQAETLQNAA; translated from the coding sequence ATGCATATTTTTGAGGGTCTTCCAAGCCAGTTGGACTCCAGTCCTGTGATGCAGCTGAAACGCTCTACGTTCCAGGAGCTCTCATTTCGCACCGGGCTCTGGTTCGCGCTGGGCGTCGGCTTTGCGATTCCGATCTCCACCAGTCTGACCTCAGCGTTCAGCGTGGGAGTTTTAATCTGCTGGTTTCTTTCGGGACAGTATCGGGTAACCTTCGAACTGCTCCGAACATACCGGGTCGCCACGGTTTCACTGATCCTGTTCTGCACCCTGGCAGTGGGTTTGCTCTACACGCCCCAGACCCTCTCACTGGCTACCAGGAACCTGTTTAAATACCGTCAGTTTCTGATGATTCCCATTTACCTCTCCTTCTTTCTCGACAGTCGAGTCCGCCTGCGCGGCATTCGCATGTTTGAGTTGGCCCTGCTGCTGACACTGGCCGTCTCCATGTTCTGCTGGATGTTCGGCATCGAATGGGATGTCCCTTCGCACGATCATGCGATCTTTAAAAACCGGATCACCCAGAACATTTTAATGTCCTTTCTGGTCTACCTTTCTGCCTGGCGATTTCTGGAGAAACCCCGCAAAAACTGGTTCTGGGGCGCTGTCCTGCTGATCGCGACCGTAAATGTTCTGTTAATCGTACCGGGCCGTTCGGGCTATCTGGCGGTCGGCGTGCTGATTGGCGTATTGATGTATCAGAAGCTGGGATACAAGGGGATTCTTCCCGCGGGCGCCTGCGTGCTGGTCATTGGCATGATCTGTTATCAGTCTTCGGACCGCTTTCAGAGACGCATCGATCTGGTGATTTCCGAGATCAGAAATTACCACCAGACACAGGATCATGCCAGTGGCGTTAACCTGCGGATAGAGTTCCTGTTAAATGGCCTCGAACTCGCGCAGTCCAGCCCGATCTTTGGTTCCGGGACGGGGAGTTTCGCCATGCGTTACCACCAGCTGATGGAGCAGAAGGGGCAGATGGTGACAGCGAACCCGCACAATGAGTATGTGATGCTGCTGGTCCAGAACGGGGCGATAGGAGTCGGTTTGTTTCTGCTGTTGTTCTGGTTTTGTTGGCGGTCTACCCGAGGCCTCTCCGGTCTGGAGCCAGCGTTCGCACAAGCGGTAGTGGGAGTGTACATGATCGTTTGTCTGGTAAATTCGCTGATGCTGGATACCACCGAGGGAGGGCTGTTCGGTTATCTGATGGGCCTGACCTGTGCAGCCGGGGTCTCCACGAGAGGAGCCAGCCTGGGAACGTCACCCGTTGAAACAGATGCCGACGCTCCGGACAGTCAGGCTGAAACCCTGCAAAATGCGGCCTGA